One Pseudochaenichthys georgianus chromosome 4, fPseGeo1.2, whole genome shotgun sequence DNA window includes the following coding sequences:
- the LOC117445886 gene encoding zinc finger protein 501-like, producing the protein MQMNLCSTPQVTTADEISPRLSGMAVVEKRSNQDKHCVSLPEGQVLVNTHHVNSLSESSDTGILYLNPQTPTWSLVEKFAELSQGEESFTDAPDHQTRGLLQRTKQIEKNAMYGSHETLLDPVQQKESSKYLRSQRISSAAEEQKTSKLKELNVVGNEINKKNVNKKLLKKCDGDKIPRLLVAMKKHGEVDKEHRPFKCPHCDWAFKKLCNLQSHLQTHSGLKPHVCDTCGKAYSHQGTLQQHKRLHTGERPYHCPFCVKTYIWSSDYRKHIRTHTGEKPYVCDTCGKDFIRSSDLRKHERNMHTNDKPFPCTHCGKTFNKPLSLKRHERKHLGERPFSCPDCGKAFALASRMAEHQKIHAGVRPYICSVCSKCFTKSSNLSEHEAIHSGARPHKCPECGVAFAMASRLVRHQYVHSKEEPHNCTGCSKNFSHLASLKLHQEQTCAGRIFVCVECDKSFQCAAKLSRHMLHHREQNV; encoded by the coding sequence ATGCAGATGAATTTGTGTTCCACTCCACAAGTGACCACGGCTGATGAAATCTCCCCACGACTGTCTGGCATGGCAGTTGTAGAAAAGAGGAGTAACCAAGACAAGCACTGTGTCTCTCTCCCAGAGGGACAGGTCTTAGTTAACACTCACCATGTGAACTCCCTCTCGGAGAGCAGTGACACTGGAATTCTGTATCTGAACCCTCAAACACCAACGTGGTCCTTGGTGGAGAAGTTTGCAGAGCTTTCACAGGGAGAAGAATCATTTACAGATGCTCCAGACCACCAAACTCGAGGATTGTTACAACGCACTAAACAAATTGAGAAGAATGCGATGTATGGATCTCATGAAACGCTCCTGGATCCTGTCCAACAGAAGGAAAGCTCTAAATACCTCAGGAGCCAGAGGATAAGTAGTGCTGCAGAGGAACAAAAGACATCGAAACTCAAAGAGCTAAATGTTGTTGGAAATGAGATTAACAAGAAGAATGTAAATAAGAAATTACTCAAAAAGTGTGACGGAGACAAGATCCCTCGACTTCTGGTGGCGATGAAGAAACACGGTGAGGTTGACAAAGAGCACCGTCCCTTCAAGTGCCCACACTGTGACTGGGCTTTTAAAAAGCTCTGCAACCTACAGAGTCACCTGCAAACTCACAGTGGCCTCAAGCCACACGTGTGCGATACATGTGGCAAGGCTTACTCCCACCAGGGCACTCTGCAGCAGCACAAGCGTCTGCACACGGGGGAAAGACCATACCACTGCCCCTTCTGTGTCAAGACCTACATCTGGTCCTCAGATTACCGCAAGCATATCCGCACACACACGGGTGAAAAGCCCTACGTCTGTGACACTTGTGGGAAGGATTTCATTCGATCCTCTGACCTGAGAAAGCACGAGCGGAACATGCATACCAACGACAAGCCTTTCCCCTGCACGCACTGCGGCAAGACCTTCAATAAACCCCTCTCCCTGAAGCGCCATGAGCGCAAGCACTTGGGAGAAAGGCCCTTCTCCTGCCCCGACTGTGGGAAGGCCTTCGCTCTGGCCAGCCGTATGGCAGAGCACCAGAAGATCCACGCGGGCGTCCGTCCTTACATCTGCTCCGTGTGCTCCAAGTGCTTCACCAAGTCTTCCAACCTGAGCGAGCACGAGGCCATTCACAGCGGAGCGCGGCCCCACAAGTGCCCAGAGTGCGGCGTGGCGTTTGCCATGGCTTCTCGCCTCGTCCGTCACCAGTACGTCCACAGCAAAGAGGAACCCCACAACTGCACAGGCTGTAGCAAGAACTTTAGCCACCTAGCCTCACTGAAGCTTCACCAGGAGCAAACCTGTGCCGGCAGGATCTTTGTCTGTGTGGAGTGCGACAAGTCTTTCCAGTGTGCTGCAAAGCTCTCACGGCATATGCTGCACCACAGGGAGCAGAATGTCTGA